One Streptomyces lincolnensis genomic region harbors:
- a CDS encoding flotillin family protein: MPMVVGVVAGAAVLAVLVVIGLFKMMWRVAEPNEALIISGSKHRTEGLEEGMGFRIVTGRGTMVLPGVQAVRKLSLDLNETELHVDCVTHQGIPLKVRGVVIFKVGDDFVSIANAGRRFLDQQKLMSERVHNVFAGHLRSIVGGLTVEDMIRDREKLTGQTRAACGTEMEKLGLIVDSLQIHEIEDPTGYIQNLAMPHAAAVQRDARIAQAEANRLATEAEQQAFARMAEATRDSEILQAGYQAERDKAGAKAQQAGPLADAAARQEVVVQETRVAELEAHRREQQLQADVRKPADAQAYEKRTLAEAERDARISAAEAKAKETELAAAAEATRVKAAAGAEAEATKARGTAMAAATRATGEAEAAAAQARGLAEAQAAKAKGLAEADAIKARAAALAENQEAVVAQQLAENWPEIVKAGASAFGNVDNMVVLNGADGMADMLAKALTMGGTGLGLARQLLQSMNQNGQAAGGASPLNGAVPPPAQKVPIKED, translated from the coding sequence ATGCCGATGGTTGTCGGCGTCGTTGCGGGGGCGGCGGTTCTCGCCGTGCTCGTCGTGATCGGTCTGTTCAAGATGATGTGGCGGGTCGCCGAACCCAACGAGGCTCTGATCATCTCCGGTTCGAAGCACCGGACCGAGGGCCTTGAGGAAGGGATGGGTTTCCGTATCGTCACCGGGCGCGGCACGATGGTGCTGCCCGGGGTGCAGGCGGTGCGCAAGCTGTCGCTCGACCTGAACGAGACCGAGTTGCACGTGGACTGCGTGACCCACCAGGGCATTCCGCTCAAGGTGCGGGGCGTGGTCATCTTCAAGGTGGGCGACGACTTCGTGTCGATCGCCAACGCGGGGCGTCGTTTCCTCGACCAGCAGAAGCTGATGTCCGAGCGGGTGCACAACGTCTTCGCCGGTCATCTGCGGTCCATCGTGGGCGGGTTGACGGTCGAGGACATGATCCGCGACCGGGAGAAACTCACCGGGCAGACCCGGGCGGCCTGCGGGACGGAGATGGAGAAGCTTGGGCTGATCGTGGACTCGTTGCAGATCCACGAGATCGAGGACCCGACCGGCTACATCCAGAACCTGGCGATGCCGCACGCGGCGGCCGTGCAGCGGGACGCGCGGATCGCACAGGCGGAGGCGAACCGGCTGGCCACCGAGGCCGAGCAGCAGGCGTTCGCGCGGATGGCGGAGGCCACCCGGGACAGCGAGATTCTCCAGGCCGGTTACCAGGCCGAGCGGGACAAGGCGGGTGCGAAGGCACAGCAGGCCGGACCCCTCGCCGACGCGGCGGCCCGTCAGGAGGTCGTGGTCCAGGAGACCCGGGTCGCCGAACTGGAGGCGCACCGGCGGGAGCAGCAGCTCCAGGCGGACGTCCGCAAGCCGGCGGACGCGCAGGCCTACGAGAAGCGCACCCTGGCCGAGGCCGAGCGTGACGCGCGGATCTCGGCTGCCGAGGCCAAGGCCAAGGAGACCGAGCTCGCGGCGGCGGCCGAGGCGACCCGGGTCAAGGCGGCCGCGGGCGCCGAGGCCGAGGCGACCAAGGCGCGCGGTACGGCCATGGCGGCGGCGACCCGGGCCACCGGCGAGGCCGAGGCGGCCGCGGCTCAGGCCAGGGGGCTCGCCGAGGCCCAGGCGGCCAAGGCGAAAGGGCTCGCGGAGGCGGACGCCATCAAGGCCCGCGCCGCCGCGCTCGCCGAGAACCAGGAGGCGGTCGTCGCCCAGCAACTCGCCGAGAACTGGCCGGAGATCGTCAAGGCGGGCGCGTCCGCGTTCGGCAACGTCGACAACATGGTGGTCCTCAACGGCGCCGACGGCATGGCGGACATGCTCGCCAAGGCGCTGACGATGGGCGGGACGGGACTGGGGCTGGCCCGCCAGCTGCTCCAGTCGATGAACCAGAACGGGCAGGCCGCAGGCGGGGCTTCGCCGCTGAACGGTGCGGTGCCGCCGCCCGCCCAGAAGGTACCGATCAAGGAGGACTGA
- a CDS encoding type II toxin-antitoxin system PemK/MazF family toxin, with protein sequence MTAFTPDTDENVPGRFGRTATTEADPRQVGTVRTEYSPAHDGDPDPGEIVWTWVPFEENDGRGKDRPVLVVAREAAGTLLAVQLSSKRHDGDREWVPIGSGPWDRSGRDSWVDVDRILRLHEKGMRREACALDRGRFNLVRHRLHERYDWS encoded by the coding sequence GTGACTGCGTTTACCCCTGACACGGACGAGAACGTCCCCGGCCGCTTCGGCCGCACCGCCACCACCGAGGCCGACCCCCGCCAGGTCGGCACGGTGCGCACCGAGTACTCCCCCGCGCACGACGGCGACCCCGACCCCGGGGAGATCGTCTGGACCTGGGTGCCCTTCGAGGAGAACGACGGGCGCGGCAAGGACCGGCCCGTGCTCGTGGTGGCCCGGGAGGCGGCCGGGACCCTCCTCGCGGTGCAGTTGTCGAGCAAGCGGCACGACGGGGACCGGGAGTGGGTGCCGATCGGCAGCGGTCCCTGGGACCGGTCCGGGCGGGACTCCTGGGTGGACGTCGACCGCATCCTGCGGCTGCACGAGAAGGGCATGCGCCGCGAGGCGTGCGCCCTGGACCGGGGCCGGTTCAACCTGGTCAGGCACCGGCTCCACGAGCGCTACGACTGGAGCTGA
- a CDS encoding alpha/beta fold hydrolase has protein sequence MSSSETRPTIHIPGTTSHTIAPRAGHRSGEGTLRYLRAGTGAPLVLLHTVRTQAEHFRSLIPLIADRYTVYALDLPGMGYSEIVPGASYDEPAMRAGVKRLLTELDLHDVTLVGESMGAVLALTTAADLPERVRRVVAVNTYDFPGGITRSSLLARVVVSGVLTPGVGPVVAGVEPKPVVRRILQGGVVDKTALREDYLDELLQVGGRPGYSTVARGVYQSMPSLIAARSRYPEVKAPVHLVYGEKDWSRPSDREANKELLPAAGFTQVPGAGHFIALERPDLLADLLNAVA, from the coding sequence ATGTCCAGCTCAGAGACACGTCCCACGATTCACATCCCGGGAACCACCAGCCACACCATCGCCCCGCGCGCAGGACACCGCAGCGGCGAGGGGACCCTGCGCTACCTCAGAGCGGGCACCGGCGCTCCCCTGGTCCTGCTGCACACCGTGCGCACCCAGGCCGAGCACTTCCGCTCCCTCATCCCGCTGATCGCGGACCGGTACACCGTGTATGCCCTCGACCTGCCGGGGATGGGCTACTCCGAGATCGTGCCCGGTGCGTCGTACGACGAGCCGGCCATGCGCGCGGGCGTCAAGCGGCTCCTGACCGAACTCGACCTCCACGACGTGACCCTGGTCGGGGAGTCCATGGGGGCGGTGCTCGCCCTGACCACCGCGGCCGATCTCCCGGAGCGGGTACGGCGCGTCGTCGCGGTGAACACGTACGACTTCCCCGGCGGGATCACCCGGTCCAGTCTTCTCGCCCGCGTGGTGGTCAGCGGTGTCCTCACTCCGGGAGTGGGCCCGGTGGTCGCCGGGGTGGAGCCCAAGCCCGTCGTCCGCAGGATCCTGCAGGGCGGGGTGGTCGACAAGACCGCGCTGCGGGAGGACTACCTCGACGAACTCCTCCAGGTGGGCGGCCGCCCCGGCTACTCGACCGTCGCCCGGGGCGTGTACCAGAGCATGCCCAGCCTCATCGCCGCCCGCTCGCGCTACCCCGAGGTCAAGGCCCCCGTCCACCTCGTCTACGGGGAGAAGGACTGGTCCCGGCCCTCGGACCGGGAAGCCAACAAGGAGCTGCTGCCGGCCGCCGGTTTCACGCAGGTGCCGGGAGCGGGCCACTTCATCGCCCTGGAACGGCCCGACCTGCTGGCCGACCTGCTCAACGCGGTGGCGTGA
- a CDS encoding glycoside hydrolase family 43 protein: MTTQPPTPSRRTLLRAMAVLPASAVLLGELPGLAGTALAAAPPSGSATRYTIVPFLNSNDGTVNVYQSDDATDFRLAKASAYTPPSNRIRDASIFKHTNGSYYITYTTHTWQDVSTTIGFARSTDRVNWTFLYDYTVPIANLSRAWAPEWFVDSDGSVNVIVSCSTTNNEWNFTPYLLKATNTALTSWSSPVALSGIGANHIDTFIVKIGSTYHAFTKNETTKYIEYATASNLTGPYTISRTGDWAGWGSYREGPALVQLDNGGWRIFFDGYGDGTYYYSDSYNSFSTWSAPAALPAVSGTARHFTVIKETVSGGPALAKNVTRSFRSANFTTRYWQVQSSLLNLPVVSSSSTTATKQAATFTVVPGLADAGGYSFRDASGNYLRHWDFRARFDPNDGTSTFARDATFIARTGAASGSLRFESYNFPGYYLRHYNYELRVERTNGTDLFRQDSSFVPVGAWV, from the coding sequence GTGACCACACAACCCCCCACGCCGTCCCGCCGTACCCTGCTGCGTGCCATGGCGGTCCTGCCCGCCTCGGCGGTCCTGCTGGGCGAACTGCCGGGTCTGGCCGGTACGGCCCTCGCCGCCGCGCCGCCGAGCGGCTCCGCCACCCGCTACACCATCGTGCCGTTCCTCAACAGCAACGACGGCACCGTGAACGTCTACCAGTCCGACGACGCCACGGACTTCCGGCTCGCCAAGGCCTCCGCCTACACACCGCCCAGCAACAGAATCCGCGACGCGAGCATCTTCAAGCACACCAACGGCTCCTACTACATCACCTACACGACCCACACCTGGCAGGACGTCAGCACCACCATCGGCTTCGCCCGCAGCACCGACCGCGTCAACTGGACGTTCCTGTACGACTACACGGTCCCCATCGCCAACCTGTCCCGCGCCTGGGCGCCGGAGTGGTTCGTCGACAGCGACGGCAGCGTGAACGTCATCGTGTCCTGCTCGACCACCAACAACGAGTGGAACTTCACCCCGTACCTGCTGAAGGCGACGAACACCGCGCTGACGTCCTGGAGTTCGCCGGTGGCGCTGTCCGGCATCGGGGCGAACCACATCGACACGTTCATCGTGAAGATAGGCTCGACCTACCACGCCTTCACCAAGAACGAGACGACGAAGTACATCGAGTACGCGACCGCCTCGAACCTCACCGGCCCCTACACGATCTCCCGGACCGGCGACTGGGCCGGCTGGGGCAGCTACCGCGAGGGCCCGGCGCTGGTGCAGCTCGACAACGGCGGCTGGCGGATCTTCTTCGACGGCTACGGCGACGGCACCTACTACTACAGCGACAGCTACAACAGCTTCTCGACGTGGTCCGCCCCGGCCGCGCTGCCCGCCGTCTCCGGTACGGCCCGCCACTTCACGGTGATCAAGGAGACGGTGTCGGGAGGCCCGGCCCTGGCGAAGAACGTCACTCGTTCCTTCCGCTCGGCCAACTTCACCACCCGCTACTGGCAGGTCCAGTCCTCCCTCCTCAACCTGCCGGTGGTCAGCAGCTCCAGCACCACCGCCACGAAGCAGGCCGCCACCTTCACCGTCGTCCCCGGCCTCGCCGACGCGGGCGGCTACTCCTTCCGCGACGCCTCCGGCAACTACCTCCGCCACTGGGACTTCCGCGCCCGCTTCGACCCCAACGACGGCACGTCCACCTTCGCCAGGGACGCCACGTTCATCGCCCGCACGGGCGCGGCCTCCGGCTCGCTCCGCTTCGAGTCGTACAACTTCCCCGGGTACTACCTGCGCCACTACAACTACGAACTCCGCGTGGAACGCACGAACGGAACGGATCTGTTCCGGCAGGACAGTTCGTTTGTGCCGGTGGGGGCCTGGGTCTGA
- a CDS encoding amidase has translation MTLDRSAGLVETARALADGAVTSRALVEKALSRIDDTQSTLNAFRVVRAEAALAEADAADKELAAGIRRPLLGVPLAVKDDTDVAGEPTAFGCRGEFPAVAEDGEAVRRLRAAGAVIVGKTNTCEFGQWPFTEGPAFGATRNPWSPEHTPGGSSGGSAAAVAAGLVPAALGSDGAGSVRIPASWTHLIGIKPQRGRISTWPRGESFQGITVNGTLARTVADAALLLDAASGNHERDPHRPPAIDALTAAGREPGRLRIALALKPPFTALPARLRPEVRDRIVQLGETLAELGHTVVAADPPYGQIGLTFIPRATVGLAERVREAPFPALLDRRTRDAARLGGLLGGPPLRAARRAEAVLHRRIGGFFTSYDVVLAPTTAAPPPRIGSMLGLGGLATDRAMIAACPYAWPWNVLGWPGVNVPAGFAPGGLPVGAQLLGPANSEPLLLSLAAQLEAKLRWHEAWPPEEVITESPAA, from the coding sequence ATGACGCTCGACCGTTCCGCAGGTCTGGTGGAGACCGCCCGTGCACTGGCCGACGGTGCCGTCACCTCCCGGGCGCTCGTCGAGAAGGCGCTGTCCAGGATCGATGACACCCAGTCAACTCTCAATGCTTTCAGGGTTGTTCGGGCCGAGGCCGCCCTCGCCGAGGCCGACGCGGCGGACAAGGAGCTGGCCGCCGGAATCCGCAGGCCCCTGCTCGGCGTGCCCCTGGCCGTCAAAGACGACACGGACGTGGCGGGCGAGCCGACGGCCTTCGGCTGCCGGGGCGAGTTCCCGGCGGTCGCCGAGGACGGGGAGGCGGTGCGCCGGCTGCGGGCGGCCGGGGCCGTGATCGTCGGCAAGACCAACACCTGCGAGTTCGGGCAGTGGCCGTTCACCGAGGGGCCCGCCTTCGGCGCGACCCGCAATCCGTGGAGCCCGGAGCACACGCCCGGCGGGTCGTCCGGGGGCTCGGCCGCCGCCGTCGCCGCCGGCCTGGTACCCGCCGCCCTCGGTTCGGACGGCGCCGGATCGGTACGCATCCCGGCCTCCTGGACCCATCTGATCGGCATCAAGCCGCAGCGCGGCCGCATCTCCACCTGGCCGCGCGGCGAGTCCTTCCAGGGCATCACGGTCAACGGCACCCTCGCCCGTACGGTCGCCGACGCGGCCCTCCTCCTCGACGCGGCGAGCGGCAACCACGAACGGGACCCGCACCGGCCGCCGGCCATCGACGCCCTGACGGCGGCCGGTCGCGAGCCCGGCCGGCTGCGGATCGCCCTGGCCCTGAAGCCCCCCTTCACCGCCCTGCCCGCCCGGCTCCGGCCCGAGGTGCGGGACAGGATCGTCCAACTCGGCGAGACGCTCGCCGAGTTGGGGCACACCGTCGTAGCGGCCGATCCGCCCTACGGCCAGATCGGGCTCACCTTCATCCCCCGCGCCACCGTCGGCCTCGCCGAACGGGTCCGCGAGGCCCCCTTCCCGGCCCTCTTGGACCGCCGCACCCGGGACGCCGCCCGACTGGGCGGACTGCTCGGCGGTCCACCGCTGCGGGCGGCGCGGCGCGCCGAAGCGGTCCTGCACCGTCGTATCGGAGGGTTCTTCACGTCGTACGACGTCGTCCTGGCGCCGACGACCGCCGCTCCCCCGCCGCGCATCGGCTCGATGCTGGGCCTGGGCGGACTGGCCACCGACCGGGCGATGATCGCCGCGTGTCCGTACGCCTGGCCGTGGAACGTGCTGGGCTGGCCCGGGGTCAACGTCCCCGCGGGTTTCGCCCCGGGCGGTCTGCCGGTCGGCGCGCAGTTGCTGGGACCCGCGAACAGCGAGCCGCTGCTGCTCTCCCTGGCCGCGCAGTTGGAGGCGAAGCTGCGCTGGCACGAGGCGTGGCCGCCGGAAGAGGTGATCACTGAATCCCCGGCCGCGTGA